The proteins below are encoded in one region of Bifidobacterium dentium JCM 1195 = DSM 20436:
- a CDS encoding ABC transporter permease: MELKKSTKVLFGIAAGIVLLFIYAPLAVVLINSVNGDATLAWPVRSVTFEWWGRAFHSAGLLSAALTSFGVAIVATIVSLILGTLCALALQRYDFFGKSAINMLVILPIALPGIVTGIALNNAFTTMVGIKLSMFTLIVAHVTFTIVTVYNNVFARLGQLGQHTEEASADLGAGVWTTFRLVTFPRIKSSLFAGGLLAFALSFDEIVVTTFTAGQDITTLPIWIMNNMFRPHQAPVVSVVAVIMVVISLVPLWLSQRVTSDID; this comes from the coding sequence ATGGAATTGAAGAAATCCACAAAAGTGTTGTTCGGCATCGCCGCAGGCATTGTGCTGCTGTTCATCTACGCGCCACTGGCTGTGGTGCTGATCAATTCGGTGAATGGCGATGCCACTTTGGCATGGCCTGTGCGTTCCGTCACGTTCGAATGGTGGGGGAGGGCATTCCATTCGGCAGGATTGCTGAGTGCGGCGCTGACCAGCTTCGGCGTGGCAATCGTCGCCACCATCGTCTCGCTGATTCTTGGCACGCTGTGCGCGCTTGCATTGCAGCGATACGACTTCTTCGGCAAAAGCGCAATCAATATGCTGGTCATTCTGCCGATCGCTTTGCCGGGCATCGTCACTGGTATCGCATTGAATAATGCTTTCACCACCATGGTGGGTATCAAACTATCGATGTTCACGTTGATTGTCGCGCATGTGACATTCACCATCGTTACGGTCTACAACAACGTGTTTGCCCGTCTTGGGCAGCTCGGACAGCACACGGAAGAGGCTTCCGCCGACTTGGGCGCCGGTGTCTGGACGACATTCAGGCTGGTCACTTTCCCTCGTATCAAATCCTCACTGTTTGCTGGCGGTCTGTTGGCGTTCGCGTTAAGTTTCGACGAAATAGTGGTGACGACGTTCACTGCCGGGCAAGATATCACCACGCTGCCGATCTGGATCATGAACAACATGTTCCGCCCTCATCAGGCCCCGGTCGTTTCCGTGGTCGCGGTAATCATGGTGGTCATTTCCCTGGTGCCGTTGTGGCTATCACAACGGGTTACATCGGATATCGACTAA
- a CDS encoding ABC transporter permease, with amino-acid sequence MKQRAKKPVSSFLYNHPTLHRWALLVLPVGWMALVYVVALIALLITALWSVNEYTGAVEMTWTFDNLIQAFTDSLYLTVTERTLFIAVLATVIDIVLAFPIAFYMARMASPRVRKLLVILVSTPLWAGYLVKAYAWRSVLSGSGVLDMIFAAIRRPLARIWFVRGDSCGGLSVASLRDHPNLHGVRAGSRILVGSVERLRCT; translated from the coding sequence ATGAAACAGCGAGCGAAAAAGCCTGTTTCCTCGTTCCTCTACAATCATCCGACACTGCATCGTTGGGCATTACTCGTTCTGCCGGTCGGTTGGATGGCGTTGGTGTACGTCGTCGCCTTGATTGCCTTGCTCATCACGGCACTGTGGTCAGTCAACGAGTACACCGGCGCGGTGGAGATGACTTGGACCTTCGATAACCTCATCCAGGCGTTTACCGATAGCCTGTACCTTACGGTGACCGAACGTACATTGTTCATCGCGGTGTTGGCGACGGTCATCGACATCGTTCTGGCGTTCCCGATTGCCTTCTACATGGCGCGGATGGCGTCGCCACGCGTGCGCAAGTTGTTGGTGATACTCGTCTCTACGCCGTTATGGGCTGGCTATCTCGTCAAAGCATATGCTTGGAGATCGGTGTTGTCCGGTTCGGGTGTGCTTGACATGATATTTGCGGCCATTCGGCGGCCACTCGCCCGGATATGGTTTGTTCGCGGTGATTCTTGTGGAGGTCTATCTGTGGCTTCCCTACGTGATCACCCCAATCTACACGGCGTTCGAGCAGGTTCCCGAATCCTTGTTGGAAGCGTCGAGCGACTTAGGTGCACGTAG
- a CDS encoding ABC transporter substrate-binding protein gives MSKNNKHIIKRATALVFAAAGVIAMTGCGATSAGSSTNGGTAVQKLGEAEGEVSILAWPGYVEDGSDDPDVDWVSEFEQDTGCQVTSKTYGTSDEAYNLIKTSDKYDVVAASGDLTLRLINSGLVQPVNTDLIPNYKDVYSFLKNRDFNTVDGKSYGVPHGYGANLLMYNKSDFSKEPTSWDVVFNQSKASQFSGKVTAYDSPIYIADAAIYLMAHKPELKIKNPYALDEDQLQAAVDLLKEQNENVGEYWSDSLKLAQAFQSGDTVVGTGWQVVYNQLDSSKFGITTPSEGVTGWSDTWMISSKTKHTTCAYKWLDYIDSPKANAQATEYFGEAPANKNACQYASDGKFCDVYHAGDEEFEKKIWYWNTPIKQCIDGRTDVKCTDYTEWTKAWQEIKG, from the coding sequence ATGAGCAAGAACAACAAACACATCATCAAGCGGGCCACGGCCCTGGTATTCGCAGCCGCAGGTGTCATCGCGATGACGGGTTGTGGCGCGACAAGCGCGGGAAGCAGCACGAATGGCGGTACGGCCGTGCAAAAACTCGGCGAAGCGGAAGGTGAAGTCTCGATCCTGGCATGGCCGGGCTACGTGGAAGACGGTTCCGACGATCCGGATGTGGATTGGGTATCCGAGTTCGAGCAGGATACCGGTTGTCAGGTGACGTCGAAGACCTACGGCACCAGTGATGAGGCGTACAACCTCATCAAGACATCGGACAAGTACGATGTGGTCGCGGCATCAGGCGACCTTACACTACGACTGATCAACAGTGGGCTGGTGCAGCCTGTTAATACCGATCTCATCCCCAATTACAAGGATGTGTACAGTTTCTTGAAGAACCGTGATTTCAACACGGTGGACGGCAAGAGCTATGGCGTGCCCCACGGTTACGGCGCGAATTTGCTGATGTACAACAAGTCTGATTTCTCCAAGGAACCGACTTCCTGGGACGTGGTGTTTAACCAGTCCAAAGCCAGCCAATTCAGCGGCAAGGTTACTGCATATGATTCCCCGATCTACATCGCCGATGCGGCGATCTATCTGATGGCCCATAAGCCTGAACTGAAGATCAAGAATCCGTATGCCCTAGACGAGGATCAACTTCAGGCCGCGGTTGATCTGCTCAAGGAGCAGAATGAGAACGTTGGCGAGTACTGGTCCGATTCTCTTAAGCTTGCCCAGGCCTTCCAGAGCGGTGACACTGTGGTTGGCACCGGTTGGCAGGTGGTGTACAACCAACTTGACTCTTCAAAGTTCGGTATCACCACTCCATCCGAAGGCGTTACCGGATGGAGCGATACGTGGATGATTTCTTCCAAGACCAAACACACCACCTGCGCCTATAAGTGGTTGGATTATATCGATAGTCCGAAGGCCAATGCTCAGGCCACTGAATACTTCGGTGAGGCTCCGGCCAACAAGAATGCCTGCCAGTATGCTTCCGACGGTAAATTCTGCGATGTTTATCATGCCGGAGATGAGGAGTTCGAGAAGAAGATCTGGTACTGGAACACTCCGATCAAGCAGTGCATCGACGGTCGTACGGACGTCAAGTGCACCGATTATACCGAGTGGACCAAGGCCTGGCAGGAAATCAAGGGCTGA
- a CDS encoding NAD-dependent succinate-semialdehyde dehydrogenase, translated as MSHYAVTNPATGEVEETFATYSDEQVETALDGAQIAFEQWGRTSSKAERSALLRRVADLYEERKEELADIIHHEMGKLPEECLAEVEFSGAIYRYYADNGESFLEDAPIQREAEGSAVIRKLPIGPLFGVMPWNYPYYQVARFAAPNLMLGNTILLKHASLCPKSSAAMERIFLDAGFPNGAFTNLYITNEQSAAVIADHRVRGISLTGSERAGVAIASEAGAALKKVVCELGGSDPFILLSTDDMDATVAAAIGGRYENCGQICNGAKRFIVVDSLYDEFLSKFAKASEKLELAPLCSKAAAKHLAEQVREAVESGATLALGDGVNDGAYFRPAILTDIPEESPARYEEFFGPVAQFYRVKDETEAVKVANDTVYGLGSYVFTTDPEQGERVANALETGMTYINEVGADSCELPFGGVKNSGYGRELGALGINEFVNLKLISTSTPGRF; from the coding sequence ATGTCGCATTATGCGGTAACAAACCCCGCGACCGGCGAGGTGGAGGAGACCTTTGCCACTTATTCCGACGAGCAGGTGGAAACCGCGCTCGATGGGGCTCAGATTGCGTTCGAGCAGTGGGGGCGAACCTCAAGCAAGGCGGAGCGTTCCGCGTTGCTGCGAAGGGTCGCTGATCTGTATGAGGAACGCAAGGAAGAACTGGCGGACATCATTCATCACGAAATGGGCAAGCTTCCCGAAGAATGCTTGGCCGAAGTGGAGTTTTCCGGTGCGATTTACCGTTATTACGCGGATAACGGCGAGTCCTTCCTTGAAGATGCTCCGATTCAACGCGAGGCCGAAGGCTCGGCCGTAATCCGCAAGTTGCCGATAGGCCCGTTGTTCGGTGTCATGCCGTGGAACTACCCGTACTATCAGGTTGCCCGATTTGCGGCGCCGAATCTTATGCTCGGCAACACCATTCTGCTTAAGCATGCTTCCCTGTGCCCGAAATCCTCGGCGGCCATGGAGCGGATCTTCCTGGATGCGGGCTTCCCGAACGGTGCGTTCACCAATCTGTACATCACCAACGAACAGTCTGCGGCCGTTATTGCAGATCATCGTGTTCGCGGCATAAGCCTGACAGGTTCCGAGCGTGCCGGGGTGGCTATCGCCTCTGAAGCGGGGGCTGCGCTGAAGAAGGTGGTATGTGAGCTTGGCGGTTCCGATCCGTTCATTTTGCTGAGCACTGATGATATGGATGCCACCGTCGCAGCTGCCATCGGGGGACGGTATGAGAATTGCGGGCAGATCTGCAATGGCGCGAAGCGTTTCATTGTTGTGGATTCTCTGTATGACGAGTTCCTCAGTAAGTTTGCCAAAGCATCCGAAAAGCTTGAGTTGGCGCCGTTGTGTTCCAAGGCCGCTGCCAAGCATCTCGCCGAACAGGTGCGCGAGGCCGTTGAATCGGGCGCCACATTGGCATTGGGAGACGGTGTGAATGACGGGGCTTATTTCCGCCCAGCTATTCTTACGGATATTCCTGAAGAATCTCCGGCGCGGTATGAGGAGTTCTTCGGACCGGTGGCGCAGTTCTACCGTGTGAAAGATGAGACCGAAGCCGTGAAAGTCGCCAACGATACGGTGTACGGTCTTGGCTCATATGTCTTCACCACCGATCCTGAACAGGGTGAACGTGTGGCTAACGCTCTGGAAACCGGTATGACCTACATCAATGAAGTCGGTGCTGATTCCTGCGAGCTGCCGTTTGGCGGTGTGAAGAATTCGGGCTATGGGCGTGAACTGGGAGCGTTGGGGATCAACGAATTCGTTAACCTCAAACTCATCAGCACCTCCACTCCGGGTAGGTTCTAG
- a CDS encoding 4-hydroxybutyrate dehydrogenase encodes MKLLTVGPDNIYTYDTVKEFFASFELGPKDLLVSIEVIYKQFLEPYANGANVILVDKYGAQEPTDVMIDEFIADAGKFDYDRIVAVGGGAVMDMSKVVAVAGGASIDDVIDHLPDFKRSVRFVLVPTTCGTGSEVTEIAAINRTRLGCKAGIAGPEMFADDAVLVPELLYGLPDHVFATSSLDALVHSVESTLSPNSTPYTRMFGYEAMKMIISGYKAVAEAGPAGSPERRAKRNELMRDFLIASDYAGISFDTGGCAAVHALSYQLGGKYHVPHGESNYAMFTGVLRNYMEIKPEGEILKMNQFIADILCCDVADVYDALETLINKLLPKKALHEYGVTEQDLPEFADRVIKTQERLMKNCFVPLDYDRVLKIFKELY; translated from the coding sequence ATGAAACTGTTGACGGTCGGACCCGACAACATCTACACCTACGATACGGTCAAGGAATTCTTCGCATCGTTCGAACTCGGACCGAAGGACCTGCTGGTCAGCATCGAAGTGATCTACAAGCAGTTCCTGGAACCGTATGCAAACGGTGCGAACGTGATTCTTGTCGACAAGTACGGCGCGCAGGAGCCGACCGATGTGATGATCGACGAATTCATCGCGGATGCGGGCAAATTCGACTATGACCGCATCGTGGCAGTCGGCGGCGGTGCCGTCATGGACATGTCGAAGGTCGTGGCGGTGGCCGGTGGTGCCTCCATCGACGACGTAATCGACCATCTGCCCGACTTCAAGCGCTCCGTACGCTTCGTGCTCGTGCCGACCACTTGCGGCACCGGTTCGGAGGTCACCGAAATCGCGGCCATCAATCGTACGCGCCTAGGTTGCAAGGCCGGAATCGCAGGCCCTGAGATGTTCGCCGACGATGCCGTGCTCGTGCCGGAGCTGCTCTACGGACTGCCCGATCACGTGTTCGCCACCAGCTCGCTCGACGCGCTCGTGCACTCCGTGGAATCCACGCTTTCGCCGAACTCCACGCCATACACGCGCATGTTCGGCTATGAGGCCATGAAGATGATCATCTCCGGCTATAAGGCCGTTGCCGAAGCCGGTCCCGCCGGTTCGCCGGAGCGCCGCGCCAAGCGCAACGAACTGATGCGCGACTTCCTGATCGCCTCCGACTATGCGGGCATCAGCTTCGATACCGGCGGGTGCGCTGCCGTGCATGCGCTGAGCTATCAGCTGGGCGGAAAATATCATGTGCCCCACGGCGAATCCAACTACGCCATGTTCACCGGCGTGCTACGCAACTATATGGAGATCAAGCCGGAAGGCGAGATCCTTAAGATGAACCAGTTCATCGCCGACATTCTCTGCTGTGACGTGGCCGATGTGTATGATGCGCTGGAGACGCTTATCAACAAGCTGTTGCCGAAGAAGGCGCTGCATGAGTACGGTGTGACCGAACAGGATCTGCCGGAATTCGCCGATCGCGTGATCAAGACGCAGGAGCGACTCATGAAGAACTGCTTCGTGCCGCTCGATTACGATCGCGTGCTCAAGATCTTCAAGGAGCTGTACTGA
- a CDS encoding ABC transporter ATP-binding protein, whose translation MDAITITDVTKRFGSFLAIDNLDMSIREGEFFSMLGPSGSGKTTTLRLIAGFEKPTSGTIELAGENVTDKAPFERNVNTVFQDYALFPHMSVVDNVAYGLKVHGVDHAERYDRAHKMLDLVQLDSKANNKPRELSGGQQQRVALARALVLEPKVLLLDEPLSALDMKLRQQMQVELKQLQRDLHITFVFVTHDQQEAMVMSDRIAVFNKGRVQQIGTPAEIYNHPANSFVASFVGTMNFIPETIVMANGFSAGSYTVRPERIVFVDADDDPDMVTVEGQVTDCIYLGTEYRILIKLATRETFTVVRPVGETVPERGENIRLAWRKNDQILLEEH comes from the coding sequence ATGGACGCAATTACAATTACTGACGTCACCAAAAGATTCGGCTCTTTCCTTGCCATTGACAATCTTGATATGTCCATTAGGGAAGGCGAGTTTTTCTCCATGCTCGGCCCCTCCGGTTCAGGAAAGACCACAACGCTTCGTCTCATCGCAGGATTCGAGAAGCCGACCAGCGGAACCATTGAACTCGCCGGGGAGAATGTGACTGACAAGGCTCCGTTCGAGCGCAACGTGAATACCGTGTTCCAGGACTATGCGCTGTTCCCGCATATGAGCGTCGTTGACAACGTGGCGTACGGTCTGAAGGTGCATGGGGTCGATCATGCGGAACGTTACGATCGCGCCCACAAGATGCTCGATCTGGTACAGCTCGATTCCAAAGCGAATAACAAACCAAGGGAGCTTTCCGGAGGACAGCAGCAGCGCGTGGCCCTGGCCCGAGCGTTGGTGCTTGAACCAAAGGTGCTGTTGCTTGACGAGCCGCTGTCGGCATTGGATATGAAACTGCGCCAGCAGATGCAGGTGGAGCTCAAGCAACTGCAGCGAGACCTGCACATTACCTTCGTATTCGTCACCCATGATCAACAGGAGGCCATGGTGATGAGCGACCGAATCGCGGTCTTCAACAAGGGTCGCGTGCAGCAGATAGGCACTCCGGCGGAGATCTACAATCATCCGGCGAACAGTTTTGTTGCGAGCTTTGTGGGAACAATGAATTTCATTCCGGAAACGATTGTTATGGCGAACGGGTTCTCTGCCGGTAGCTATACCGTACGTCCGGAACGTATCGTCTTCGTCGATGCTGACGACGATCCCGATATGGTCACGGTCGAGGGACAGGTGACTGATTGCATCTACTTGGGTACGGAATATCGAATTCTTATCAAGCTCGCGACTCGTGAAACATTCACGGTCGTACGTCCTGTAGGCGAGACGGTACCGGAGAGGGGGGAGAACATCAGACTCGCATGGCGTAAGAACGATCAGATTCTACTGGAGGAGCACTGA
- a CDS encoding ABC transporter permease → MILVEVYLWLPYVITPIYTAFEQVPESLLEASSDLGARSGVTIRKVLLPMIVPGVVAGSIFSFSLSLGDYIVAGIVGGKTQVLGNIIYTDVGVANNSPMAAACALIPIIIIGVYLMLVSRTGALKRL, encoded by the coding sequence GTGATTCTTGTGGAGGTCTATCTGTGGCTTCCCTACGTGATCACCCCAATCTACACGGCGTTCGAGCAGGTTCCCGAATCCTTGTTGGAAGCGTCGAGCGACTTAGGTGCACGTAGTGGCGTTACCATTCGCAAAGTACTGCTGCCAATGATTGTGCCGGGTGTGGTCGCCGGTTCCATCTTCAGTTTCTCGCTGTCGTTGGGTGACTACATTGTGGCCGGCATCGTAGGAGGAAAAACACAGGTTCTAGGCAATATCATCTACACCGATGTCGGCGTCGCCAACAATTCCCCGATGGCTGCCGCCTGTGCGCTCATTCCGATCATCATCATCGGCGTGTATCTCATGTTGGTCAGCCGTACCGGTGCTCTGAAACGTCTGTAG
- a CDS encoding TenA family protein, protein MTIHVPEALEPARGDYAWLGAESDSVADRMYMLNTEDWREAINSRFVNELLDDTLPEEILKSYLIQDFKFYNNGMMARLIKLAPRQETKDMLAAQSQWFADNEATYFQHFLEAYHVSQQEYDDTEQTQANRDYGAYLDTLSDKSWPELITAICCMEWLYLAWAKRTVDAGVVQQVPAHKGWVDLHEGAHFRKWVGDLIALVNEYCSIDGPEAEVFRTIVHLERRFFDDSYPQD, encoded by the coding sequence ATGACCATTCACGTACCCGAAGCGCTGGAGCCGGCGCGCGGCGACTACGCTTGGTTGGGCGCGGAGTCGGACTCCGTCGCCGACCGGATGTACATGCTGAATACCGAGGATTGGCGAGAAGCCATCAACTCGCGTTTCGTCAACGAGCTGTTGGATGACACCCTGCCGGAAGAGATATTGAAATCATATTTGATTCAGGATTTCAAGTTCTACAACAACGGCATGATGGCCCGGCTCATCAAGTTGGCTCCGCGTCAGGAAACCAAGGACATGCTCGCCGCCCAGTCGCAATGGTTCGCGGACAACGAGGCCACGTATTTCCAGCATTTCCTCGAGGCCTACCACGTCAGCCAGCAGGAGTATGACGACACCGAACAGACCCAGGCGAACAGAGATTACGGTGCGTACCTCGATACGTTGTCCGATAAGAGCTGGCCGGAACTGATCACCGCGATCTGCTGCATGGAATGGCTGTATCTCGCATGGGCCAAGCGCACGGTCGACGCCGGGGTCGTGCAACAGGTCCCGGCACACAAGGGATGGGTCGACCTGCACGAAGGCGCGCATTTCCGCAAATGGGTCGGCGATCTCATCGCGCTGGTCAACGAATACTGCTCCATCGACGGTCCGGAAGCCGAGGTATTCCGCACCATCGTGCATCTGGAACGCCGCTTCTTCGACGATTCCTACCCACAGGACTGA
- a CDS encoding GntR family transcriptional regulator has protein sequence MSIFQPLDETTKAELITERLTQAIESGMLKNGEKLPGESEMAHMFAVSPITTREALEQLRSEDLVETRRGRDGGSFITSSPSRNIQRLESNLLSMPTMEIKDHRALYIALVSSSARLATEEASARERNAILEAIQSLVNDLETAGTENDNYLTHGHHEMQLHIEIAAATTSPHLVNSLIDLQDKLKHLLWLRFADKEQIDFLAKQYKYAAHLLSTNQDQLFERRITDIIKVGFSWLVERKLALQQQHVENTLSPTTPIEVSHQIHDLFNVYAKTLHDWEMEITRQTAHSIINKQEFDSLAERLTHPALEQDRRIIGAGLIPSPDFLPDAPWHSCWWTSRWNQTNQATIRPLRISDNPQSASFYNFTVQDWWTGPKNTDGLHITGPYIDYICSNEFTLTLSRPFYVDHHFAGVAGLDLSAATLEHEVCEQLLRLDRPAALISHEQRVLASTNTSLLCGDLVADLNNTHAKATIDCGALAPSNATTSKKQESLIMLMF, from the coding sequence ATGAGCATCTTTCAACCGCTAGACGAGACCACCAAGGCGGAACTTATCACGGAACGCCTGACTCAGGCCATCGAATCGGGAATGCTGAAAAACGGGGAAAAGCTCCCCGGAGAGAGCGAGATGGCCCACATGTTCGCAGTCTCCCCCATCACCACACGCGAGGCATTGGAACAGCTACGTTCCGAAGATCTGGTGGAGACCAGAAGAGGACGTGACGGCGGAAGTTTCATCACATCAAGTCCGTCACGTAACATCCAGCGTCTGGAATCCAATCTGTTGAGCATGCCTACCATGGAGATCAAGGATCATCGCGCACTATATATCGCACTGGTGTCAAGCTCGGCACGGCTAGCCACCGAAGAGGCGTCCGCACGCGAAAGAAATGCCATTCTGGAAGCCATTCAATCCCTGGTCAATGATCTGGAAACCGCAGGAACGGAAAATGACAACTATCTCACGCATGGTCATCATGAAATGCAGCTGCATATCGAAATCGCAGCGGCAACCACATCACCGCACTTGGTGAATTCCCTGATAGACCTGCAAGACAAACTCAAGCATCTGCTCTGGCTCCGTTTTGCAGACAAAGAGCAAATCGACTTTCTGGCAAAGCAATACAAGTACGCGGCACACCTGCTTTCCACCAATCAGGATCAGCTCTTCGAACGGCGCATCACCGACATCATCAAGGTCGGTTTTTCATGGCTGGTCGAACGTAAACTCGCCCTACAGCAGCAGCACGTCGAAAACACGCTATCGCCGACCACTCCCATTGAGGTGTCCCACCAGATTCACGACCTGTTCAACGTCTACGCAAAGACGCTACATGATTGGGAGATGGAGATCACCAGGCAGACCGCGCACTCCATTATCAACAAGCAAGAGTTCGATTCACTCGCCGAACGCCTCACACATCCCGCCTTGGAACAGGATCGCAGAATCATCGGTGCGGGTCTGATTCCCTCCCCGGATTTTCTGCCCGATGCTCCATGGCACTCCTGTTGGTGGACCTCACGTTGGAATCAAACTAATCAGGCAACAATCCGTCCATTGCGCATTTCCGACAATCCCCAGTCGGCATCGTTCTACAATTTCACTGTCCAAGACTGGTGGACCGGCCCGAAGAACACCGACGGACTGCACATCACCGGTCCATATATCGACTACATCTGCTCCAACGAATTCACCCTGACTCTCAGCCGCCCCTTCTATGTGGACCACCACTTCGCAGGCGTGGCCGGTTTGGACCTCAGCGCCGCCACCTTAGAACATGAAGTATGCGAACAGCTGCTTCGGCTCGACCGTCCCGCCGCACTTATCAGTCATGAACAACGTGTGCTGGCTTCCACCAACACATCATTACTATGCGGTGATCTGGTAGCAGATCTCAACAATACACACGCCAAAGCCACCATCGATTGCGGCGCGCTGGCCCCCTCAAACGCGACTACAAGCAAGAAGCAGGAATCCTTGATCATGCTCATGTTCTGA
- the gabT gene encoding 4-aminobutyrate--2-oxoglutarate transaminase — MSVPQVARKIVTAIPGPKSEALKAEHTRYVSAGVGQGMPVFAETASGSTITDVDGNRFIDLASGIAVTGVGNCAPEVVAAVQEEVAKLTHTNFATTPYANYIEVCKKLDEHTPGDFAKKSVLVNSGAEAVENAIKIARKYTGRSAIVVMENAFHGRTNLTMAMTTKSMPYKQGFGAFAPDVFRVPFSYPLRDDFGADGAAAAKAAAAKIELLVGSANVAAVIAEPIQGEGGFIVPAEGFLSGLAEWAHAHDVLYISDEIQAGFCRSGKWFACEYDGVVPDLITTAKALGGGMPIAAVTGRAEIMDAVQPGGIGGTYGGNPVSCAASLAAIGIMEEQDLPAKAAHIGEVVESVLGPLVDEVPAVAEVRGRGAMIGVEFVKPGTMEPNKELVGRIAKRTIQEGLIMLTCGINGNVIRLLPPLVITDDELNEALAVLKEIIVEESAK; from the coding sequence ATGTCAGTCCCACAGGTAGCACGCAAGATCGTCACCGCCATTCCGGGCCCGAAGTCCGAAGCCCTCAAGGCCGAACATACCCGCTATGTCAGCGCCGGCGTCGGCCAGGGCATGCCGGTGTTCGCCGAGACCGCAAGCGGCTCCACCATCACCGACGTGGACGGCAACCGCTTCATCGACCTTGCCTCTGGCATCGCCGTGACCGGTGTCGGCAACTGCGCGCCGGAAGTCGTCGCGGCCGTGCAGGAGGAAGTGGCTAAGCTCACCCACACCAACTTCGCCACCACCCCGTACGCCAACTACATCGAGGTGTGCAAGAAGCTCGACGAACACACTCCGGGCGACTTTGCCAAGAAGAGCGTACTGGTCAACTCCGGCGCCGAAGCCGTTGAGAACGCCATCAAGATCGCCCGCAAGTACACCGGCCGCTCCGCCATCGTAGTGATGGAGAATGCGTTCCACGGCCGCACCAACCTGACCATGGCCATGACCACCAAGTCCATGCCGTACAAGCAGGGCTTCGGTGCGTTCGCCCCCGACGTCTTCCGCGTACCGTTCTCCTATCCGTTGCGCGACGACTTCGGTGCGGACGGTGCGGCCGCCGCGAAGGCCGCCGCCGCCAAGATCGAGCTGCTGGTCGGCTCCGCCAACGTGGCCGCCGTGATCGCCGAACCGATTCAGGGCGAAGGCGGCTTCATCGTGCCGGCCGAAGGCTTCCTGTCTGGATTGGCCGAATGGGCTCACGCGCATGACGTGCTGTACATCTCCGACGAGATTCAGGCAGGCTTCTGCCGCTCTGGCAAATGGTTCGCCTGCGAGTACGACGGCGTCGTTCCTGACCTGATCACCACTGCCAAGGCACTCGGCGGCGGCATGCCGATTGCGGCCGTGACCGGTCGCGCCGAGATCATGGACGCCGTGCAGCCCGGCGGCATCGGCGGCACCTACGGCGGTAACCCGGTTTCCTGCGCCGCTTCTCTTGCGGCAATCGGCATTATGGAGGAGCAGGATCTGCCGGCAAAGGCCGCACATATCGGTGAGGTCGTCGAATCCGTACTCGGTCCGCTGGTCGACGAAGTGCCGGCGGTGGCCGAAGTACGCGGCCGCGGCGCCATGATCGGTGTCGAATTCGTCAAGCCGGGCACCATGGAGCCGAATAAGGAGCTGGTCGGCCGCATCGCCAAGCGCACCATCCAAGAAGGTCTGATCATGCTGACCTGCGGCATCAACGGCAACGTAATCCGCTTGCTGCCGCCGCTGGTCATCACCGATGACGAGCTGAACGAAGCGCTGGCGGTACTCAAGGAGATCATCGTCGAGGAAAGCGCCAAGTAA